In Anseongella ginsenosidimutans, one genomic interval encodes:
- a CDS encoding sulfite exporter TauE/SafE family protein — MDPGDLFVLLLSGCVGGFLAGLLGIGGGIVYVVIFSMYLERLGIPSQLMVPAIVANSMLAILFSSISGTIKHIRKKNFFPAEILGMGIPAAICSVLGTRLIQMGTWYTKDRFTLLFIVILLYTVIRLFLQKDVSVPLKPEKSSLPLNIIIGCLGGVLAALSGLGGGIIMIPLMSNVLHFSLKKATTISLGVIVIITLVHSVYSMATEAGDALQVPYSIGLICLSVVLPVSLGSIIFSPLGVTAAFRASARTLRISFGILIICVIAKMIYSLIQT, encoded by the coding sequence ATGGACCCGGGCGATTTATTTGTACTTTTACTTTCGGGATGTGTCGGAGGCTTCCTTGCAGGATTGCTGGGAATAGGCGGGGGAATTGTATACGTCGTCATTTTTTCCATGTATCTTGAACGCCTTGGCATACCTTCGCAATTGATGGTCCCGGCAATCGTTGCCAATTCCATGCTGGCCATCCTCTTTTCCAGCATCTCAGGAACCATAAAGCATATCCGCAAAAAGAACTTCTTCCCGGCGGAAATCCTGGGCATGGGCATTCCTGCTGCGATATGCAGCGTCCTGGGAACCCGTCTTATCCAGATGGGCACCTGGTACACAAAAGACCGTTTCACCCTATTATTTATTGTTATCCTGCTATACACCGTTATCCGCCTTTTCCTGCAAAAGGATGTATCGGTTCCGCTGAAGCCGGAGAAAAGCTCCCTGCCGCTGAACATCATCATTGGCTGCCTGGGAGGCGTGCTGGCCGCCCTGTCCGGCCTGGGAGGAGGAATTATAATGATTCCCCTGATGTCCAACGTCCTGCACTTCAGTCTAAAGAAAGCAACCACAATATCGCTGGGAGTCATTGTAATCATTACGCTGGTTCATTCGGTTTACAGCATGGCAACCGAAGCGGGGGATGCCTTACAGGTCCCCTACTCTATTGGCCTGATTTGCCTGTCGGTGGTATTGCCGGTGTCCCTGGGAAGCATTATCTTTTCGCCCCTTGGCGTTACGGCCGCCTTCAGAGCCTCGGCAAGAACTTTGCGTATTTCTTTCGGTATACTGATAATTTGCGTGATCGCAAAAATGATATATTCACTTATCCAAACCTGA
- the tsaB gene encoding tRNA (adenosine(37)-N6)-threonylcarbamoyltransferase complex dimerization subunit type 1 TsaB: MALILHLETATPTCSVALSEGGVLLSLKEKTAQNIHASVITLFIETVMQEAGRQLAELDAVSVSKGPGSYTGLRIGVSAAKGLCYALDKPLLAVNTLEAMASGLLNEQKAPANSLLCPMLDARRMEVFMAIYRATRGGTGRSFVRESGGSAESGGSTESGRETDRSRGTESGRVADSNPLTGKANTGYNTHIDLQETEGPRAQIMEEDSLDPWLEGNGKKLLLFGTGAEKCRELYKNRQEIEIIPDFRQSAANLLLPAERKFGKQQFEDVAYFEPFYLKDFISTSSLREAKK, encoded by the coding sequence GTGGCATTAATTTTACACCTGGAAACTGCAACACCCACCTGCTCGGTCGCCCTGTCAGAAGGGGGCGTACTGCTTTCGCTCAAAGAAAAAACGGCGCAGAATATTCATGCCAGCGTTATTACTCTTTTTATTGAAACCGTGATGCAGGAGGCAGGGAGGCAGCTGGCTGAACTGGACGCAGTCTCCGTAAGCAAAGGGCCGGGATCCTATACTGGCTTGCGCATTGGGGTATCCGCTGCCAAAGGCCTTTGTTATGCCCTGGACAAACCGCTCCTTGCCGTCAATACCCTGGAAGCGATGGCCAGCGGGCTCCTGAACGAGCAAAAAGCACCTGCGAATTCCCTGCTTTGCCCCATGCTGGATGCACGGCGTATGGAGGTTTTCATGGCCATCTACCGCGCAACGCGCGGCGGAACGGGAAGAAGCTTCGTAAGGGAAAGCGGCGGGAGTGCAGAAAGCGGCGGGAGTACAGAAAGCGGCAGGGAAACGGACCGCAGCAGAGGTACAGAAAGCGGCCGGGTCGCAGACAGCAACCCGCTGACAGGTAAGGCCAATACCGGGTATAACACCCACATTGATTTGCAGGAAACAGAAGGGCCGCGGGCGCAGATAATGGAAGAAGATTCCCTGGATCCCTGGCTGGAAGGGAATGGGAAGAAGCTGCTGCTCTTTGGCACCGGGGCGGAAAAATGCCGGGAACTTTATAAAAACCGGCAGGAAATTGAAATTATTCCTGATTTCAGGCAATCGGCTGCCAACCTTTTATTACCGGCAGAAAGAAAATTCGGGAAACAGCAATTCGAAGATGTGGCCTATTTTGAGCCTTTTTACCTGAAGGACTTTATCAGCACATCCTCCCTTCGGGAAGCTAAAAAGTAA
- a CDS encoding S41 family peptidase, with translation MNIKKNLLIRFFLPAILLPVAGGFAAFTLLPDLFEIRKNKEILSTLFEEVNLEYVDEVSPSRLMRTSVEAMLSSLDPYTVYFSESEVSDARMENAVAFGGIGASLHQKEDFVAIGTVHENGAAQAAGLLPGDLIVAINGRNAKGRTVEQVEAFLNGQAGAAIRLTLTRNGQQVEKTLSRKEASRSNLAWHGMIDENTGYIKLSHFGPGTAGEFGKALTELKTKSLENLVIDLRDNPGGILQEAVGLCNLFVEKGQLIVSTKGKNPANNRSFSTMAEAIDTNIAISVLLNSRSASASEIVAGAFQDLDRAVIVGQRSFGKGLVQVNKPLPYNAQLKVTIAKYYIPSGRCIQALDYTHRNPDGSVGKVPDSLVSDFKTRNGRLVRDGGGILPDIVVDRPSAPAVVQSLLDKGLIFDYATLYRQRHDSIARPRDFELTEKDYKDFTDFLSGKDYSYTTESERLLEKYRETAVTEDYFDALEDDFDSMRQQLAGAKKYDLQHHREEIKNLLEEEIAARYYYQSGRLQASFPEDRELQQALKVLDNPASYSEVLTVK, from the coding sequence ATGAACATCAAAAAGAACCTGCTGATCCGTTTTTTCCTGCCAGCCATACTCCTGCCGGTTGCCGGAGGCTTTGCGGCTTTTACCCTGCTTCCGGACCTCTTTGAAATTCGCAAGAATAAGGAGATACTTTCAACACTCTTCGAAGAAGTAAATCTGGAGTACGTGGATGAGGTATCGCCTTCGCGGCTCATGCGCACCAGTGTAGAAGCTATGCTATCTTCCCTCGACCCCTACACGGTTTATTTTTCCGAATCGGAAGTGAGCGATGCCCGTATGGAAAACGCCGTGGCTTTCGGGGGGATCGGCGCTTCCCTGCATCAAAAGGAAGACTTCGTCGCCATTGGGACAGTTCATGAAAACGGAGCCGCTCAGGCGGCCGGGTTGCTTCCCGGCGACCTTATTGTTGCAATCAATGGGAGAAACGCCAAAGGGCGAACGGTGGAACAGGTAGAAGCTTTCCTCAACGGTCAGGCGGGCGCCGCCATCCGCCTGACCCTGACCAGGAACGGACAGCAAGTGGAAAAGACCCTTTCCAGGAAAGAGGCTTCCAGAAGCAACCTTGCCTGGCACGGAATGATTGATGAAAATACCGGTTATATTAAGTTATCACATTTTGGCCCGGGAACGGCCGGCGAATTCGGAAAAGCCCTTACGGAACTCAAAACGAAATCGCTTGAAAACCTGGTGATCGACCTCCGGGATAACCCGGGCGGTATTCTGCAGGAAGCGGTTGGCCTCTGCAACCTTTTCGTGGAAAAAGGTCAGCTGATTGTCAGCACAAAGGGGAAAAACCCGGCGAACAACCGCTCGTTTTCCACCATGGCCGAGGCGATTGATACAAACATTGCCATCAGCGTACTGCTTAACAGCCGCTCTGCTTCCGCTTCGGAAATTGTTGCCGGCGCCTTCCAGGACCTGGACAGGGCCGTGATCGTGGGCCAGCGCTCCTTTGGAAAGGGGCTGGTGCAGGTAAACAAACCGCTTCCCTATAATGCACAGCTGAAAGTTACGATTGCCAAATATTATATTCCCAGCGGGCGCTGTATCCAGGCCCTTGATTATACCCACCGGAACCCGGATGGCAGCGTGGGAAAAGTTCCGGATTCTTTGGTGAGCGACTTTAAAACAAGGAACGGCAGGCTGGTCCGGGATGGAGGAGGAATATTACCTGATATAGTTGTTGACAGGCCTTCGGCGCCCGCCGTCGTGCAATCCCTCCTTGACAAAGGGCTTATTTTTGATTACGCGACTCTTTACAGGCAGCGCCATGACAGCATTGCCCGGCCCCGCGACTTTGAACTTACCGAAAAAGATTATAAGGATTTCACGGATTTCCTTTCCGGCAAGGACTATTCCTATACGACGGAAAGCGAGCGCTTGCTTGAAAAGTACCGGGAAACCGCGGTTACCGAGGATTATTTTGACGCTCTTGAAGATGATTTTGATTCCATGCGGCAGCAGCTGGCCGGCGCCAAGAAATATGACCTGCAGCACCACCGGGAAGAGATCAAGAATCTGCTCGAAGAAGAAATAGCAGCGCGTTATTATTATCAAAGCGGGCGCCTCCAGGCATCCTTTCCGGAAGACAGGGAATTGCAGCAAGCGCTGAAGGTTTTAGATAATCCGGCCAGCTATTCAGAAGTACTGACCGTAAAATAG